Proteins encoded by one window of Paenibacillus sp. DCT19:
- a CDS encoding deoxynucleoside kinase: MKSAPFIAVEGPIGAGKTTLATMLSQELNLPLVKEIVEENPFLASFYQDIDEWSFQLEMFFLCNRFKQLEDTGAHYVQQHTPVISDYHIYKNMIFAERTLKGTKRDKYRQIYHLLTDDLPKPNLVLYIEAELDTLMYRINKRGRSFEQDMDPGYMEQLIADYKTGMAYLADGPNPPIIIKVDAEALDFVEHPEHFRQIVNQVKEYIT, translated from the coding sequence ATGAAATCAGCCCCGTTTATTGCTGTGGAGGGTCCAATTGGTGCTGGGAAAACAACGCTCGCAACGATGCTTTCTCAGGAGTTGAATCTTCCGCTAGTGAAGGAGATCGTAGAAGAGAATCCATTTCTGGCTTCCTTCTATCAGGATATAGATGAGTGGAGCTTCCAGCTTGAGATGTTTTTCTTATGTAATCGATTTAAGCAATTGGAAGATACCGGAGCTCACTATGTGCAGCAGCATACACCCGTCATTTCGGATTATCATATCTACAAAAATATGATTTTTGCCGAACGCACCTTGAAGGGCACGAAGCGGGACAAGTACCGTCAAATCTATCATTTGTTAACCGATGACCTGCCAAAACCTAACTTGGTGCTGTACATTGAAGCAGAGCTTGATACCTTGATGTATCGGATCAACAAGCGAGGAAGATCCTTCGAGCAGGATATGGATCCAGGATATATGGAACAGCTTATTGCTGATTACAAAACAGGCATGGCCTATTTGGCAGATGGCCCTAATCCTCCAATTATTATTAAAGTGGATGCAGAAGCACTCGATTTTGTAGAGCATCCAGAACATTTCAGGCAGATCGTTAATCAGGTAAAGGAGTATATCACATGA
- a CDS encoding deoxynucleoside kinase: protein MNNYGIPANALITVAGTVGVGKSTLTAALAERLNFKTSLEQVDHNPYLEKFYHDFERWSFHLQIYFLAERFKEQKKIFEMGGGFVQDRSIYEDTGIFAQMHADQGTMSATDFETYSSLFEAMVMTPYFPHPDVLIYLEGSLPSILNRITERGREMEIQTDRSYWEHMHERYSVWIDQFTACPVLRLNIDEYDVHDSASVDAILAQIASVITPAKEAQR from the coding sequence ATGAATAACTATGGCATTCCAGCAAATGCATTAATTACCGTCGCAGGTACGGTTGGTGTGGGCAAATCCACGCTAACAGCAGCGCTTGCGGAACGTTTGAATTTCAAAACTTCTCTGGAACAGGTGGATCATAATCCGTACCTGGAGAAATTTTATCATGATTTTGAACGGTGGAGCTTCCATCTACAGATTTACTTCTTGGCAGAACGTTTTAAGGAACAGAAGAAAATTTTCGAAATGGGCGGAGGCTTCGTACAGGATCGTTCGATCTATGAAGACACGGGGATCTTTGCGCAGATGCACGCGGATCAAGGTACAATGTCTGCAACGGATTTCGAAACCTATAGCAGCTTGTTCGAGGCGATGGTTATGACGCCATATTTCCCGCACCCGGACGTACTGATCTATCTGGAAGGCAGCTTGCCATCCATCCTGAACCGGATTACTGAGCGTGGACGTGAGATGGAGATTCAGACAGATCGCTCGTATTGGGAACACATGCATGAGCGCTATTCTGTATGGATTGACCAATTCACAGCTTGTCCAGTATTGCGCTTGAACATTGACGAATATGATGTGCATGATTCGGCATCGGTTGATGCGATCCTGGCGCAGATTGCGTCTGTAATTACACCAGCGAAGGAAGCACAACGTTAA
- a CDS encoding ABC transporter ATP-binding protein: MSNYRVSPGNEAASPLLRLEELRTYYPIRQGVLGRTSGYIKAVDGINLDISAGETLGLVGESGCGKSSIGRTMLRLEPAHSGRIFFEGQDITNLSQHRMKKVRTKLQIIFQDPYSSLNPRKRVGDLISEPILAHRLATRQEAEAEVIRLLDLVGLPRSAMSRHPHEFSGGQRQRIGIARALSLKPKLIVCDEPVSALDVSIQAQILNLFRDLQQELNLTYVFIAHGLGAVNYISTRIAVMYLGKIVEIGAKEDVFSDAKHPYTRSLLTANPITHPRMREQSRFVLEGDVPSPANPPQGCRFHSRCPYAQAKCQEEEPQLADTGMPAHQVACHFPIVEGS; this comes from the coding sequence ATGAGCAATTACCGTGTTAGCCCTGGAAACGAAGCTGCATCTCCGTTGCTCCGTCTGGAGGAATTACGCACATACTATCCGATTCGACAAGGGGTGCTAGGCCGCACTTCAGGATATATCAAGGCTGTGGACGGCATTAATTTGGATATATCGGCAGGTGAAACATTAGGTCTTGTCGGAGAGTCGGGCTGTGGTAAATCCTCAATTGGACGAACTATGCTGCGCCTGGAGCCTGCTCATTCGGGACGTATTTTTTTTGAAGGGCAGGATATTACGAATCTATCTCAGCACAGGATGAAGAAGGTTCGAACCAAACTACAGATCATTTTTCAAGACCCGTATTCATCACTGAATCCCCGCAAAAGAGTGGGAGATCTGATCTCCGAGCCGATTCTTGCACACCGGCTTGCTACACGACAAGAGGCGGAAGCAGAGGTTATTCGTTTACTTGATCTCGTCGGGTTGCCGCGGTCAGCCATGTCCCGTCATCCCCATGAATTCTCAGGTGGACAACGGCAGCGAATTGGCATTGCCCGTGCTTTATCATTGAAGCCTAAGCTGATCGTATGTGATGAACCGGTATCTGCACTCGATGTATCCATACAGGCACAGATTCTGAATCTATTTCGCGATTTGCAGCAGGAGCTGAATCTGACGTATGTATTCATTGCCCATGGATTGGGTGCAGTCAACTATATTAGTACACGGATTGCGGTCATGTATTTAGGCAAAATTGTGGAAATTGGCGCAAAAGAAGATGTCTTTAGTGACGCCAAGCATCCATACACACGCAGTCTATTAACGGCTAATCCGATCACTCATCCGCGTATGCGAGAGCAATCTCGCTTCGTTTTGGAAGGTGATGTGCCTAGCCCAGCTAATCCACCGCAAGGGTGTCGGTTTCATTCTCGCTGCCCGTATGCACAGGCGAAGTGTCAGGAAGAAGAGCCGCAGCTCGCAGATACGGGGATGCCTGCTCATCAGGTGGCCTGTCACTTTCCAATTGTGGAGGGATCTTGA
- a CDS encoding ABC transporter permease, translating into MVPYIIRRLLIALPVLIGITIINFIIINLAPGNPVEMMIDPNTSQELIEAKKEMLGLNSPAIVQYGKWMMSLMQGNLGYSFSSFAPVSQLIAERIGPTLLLTFTSLLISLAIAIPAGIYSAVKHNTKVDYILTGLSFIGTSMPQFFLGLGVIYVFSLKLNLLPSGGMGVLGGGGGVLDTLWHLILPASVLAVGIVGKKIRYVRASMLDVLHQDYLRTARAKGVGEFMVTNRHALRNALLPIITVFAMEIPLLLGGSILIEQIFQWPGIGQLTMQSILSRDYPTLMALNLVAAIIVLATNLLTDMIYAVADPRVKYN; encoded by the coding sequence ATGGTACCTTACATTATACGCCGTTTATTAATTGCACTTCCCGTATTGATAGGGATCACAATTATCAACTTTATCATCATTAATCTTGCTCCAGGTAATCCTGTGGAGATGATGATTGATCCCAACACATCCCAGGAGTTAATTGAGGCGAAGAAAGAGATGCTCGGCTTGAATAGCCCTGCAATCGTGCAATATGGCAAATGGATGATGAGCCTGATGCAAGGCAATTTGGGGTACTCCTTCAGTTCATTCGCTCCGGTATCTCAATTGATTGCAGAACGAATTGGCCCTACCCTTTTGCTAACCTTTACTTCGCTTCTGATCAGTTTGGCAATAGCTATTCCGGCAGGCATCTATAGTGCAGTTAAGCATAATACAAAGGTTGACTACATCCTGACTGGTTTATCCTTTATTGGCACGTCCATGCCACAATTCTTTCTAGGACTTGGGGTCATTTATGTGTTCTCGCTGAAACTAAATCTTCTACCTTCGGGCGGTATGGGGGTACTTGGAGGCGGTGGTGGTGTGCTGGATACGTTATGGCATCTCATATTACCTGCAAGTGTACTAGCGGTGGGAATTGTGGGCAAAAAAATTCGTTATGTCCGGGCAAGCATGCTGGATGTGCTCCATCAGGACTATCTTCGAACCGCGAGAGCCAAAGGGGTTGGTGAGTTTATGGTGACCAACAGACACGCCCTTCGCAACGCGTTATTACCGATTATCACGGTGTTTGCGATGGAGATTCCACTGCTACTGGGAGGCAGCATTTTGATCGAACAGATATTTCAGTGGCCCGGAATAGGACAGCTAACGATGCAATCCATCCTTTCGCGTGATTATCCTACGTTAATGGCATTAAATCTAGTCGCCGCAATCATTGTACTGGCTACGAATCTGTTGACTGATATGATCTATGCCGTTGCAGATCCGCGAGTTAAATATAACTAA
- the opp4C gene encoding oligopeptide ABC transporter permease produces MRTTSDLRLQESSTAGAELSQGWKSVENSHFRLVVSRFARNRFAVGGLIVIVLLILVAMFATQLAPHSPDQVTAYFSAPPSGEHLLGTDQVGRDVLSRLIVASRVSLLVGFATVALYVTVGTLIGLISGYFGGWLDMVIMRITDMFMAFPFLMVILVIVSALGASLQTIICVLALFSWPGVARLVRSSVLTIKQQDYVRAGTALGLGNRRILLGHILPNTLGPIIVNATFGVASAILSEAGLSFLGMGVQPPTASWGNMLSDAQSFTVLTDQLWLWVPAGLMLLITVLSINFVGDGLRDALDPKE; encoded by the coding sequence ATGAGAACAACATCCGACCTCCGTTTACAGGAGAGTTCCACCGCGGGGGCGGAATTATCACAGGGCTGGAAGTCAGTGGAGAACAGCCATTTCAGACTTGTAGTCAGCCGTTTTGCACGCAATCGATTCGCTGTTGGTGGACTAATCGTGATTGTTTTGTTAATTCTGGTTGCAATGTTTGCCACGCAGCTTGCTCCTCACTCGCCAGATCAGGTAACAGCGTATTTCTCAGCACCTCCTTCAGGAGAACACCTGCTTGGGACAGATCAGGTTGGACGGGATGTGTTAAGTCGCTTAATTGTCGCCTCAAGGGTATCCCTTCTGGTGGGCTTCGCAACGGTTGCCTTATATGTGACGGTGGGCACGCTGATTGGTTTGATATCAGGCTATTTCGGTGGCTGGCTAGACATGGTGATCATGCGAATTACCGATATGTTCATGGCTTTTCCGTTCCTGATGGTGATTCTGGTCATCGTCAGTGCTCTTGGAGCGAGTCTTCAGACGATCATTTGTGTGCTCGCACTGTTCTCGTGGCCAGGGGTGGCGCGATTAGTGCGAAGCAGTGTGCTAACGATCAAACAACAGGATTATGTCCGTGCCGGAACGGCATTGGGTCTGGGGAACAGACGAATTCTGCTGGGACATATTTTACCTAATACGCTGGGGCCAATTATCGTCAATGCTACATTTGGCGTGGCGAGTGCCATTCTGAGTGAAGCAGGGCTAAGTTTTCTCGGGATGGGAGTACAACCACCAACGGCAAGCTGGGGCAATATGCTGAGTGATGCTCAATCCTTTACCGTGTTAACCGATCAGTTGTGGTTGTGGGTTCCGGCAGGGCTGATGCTGCTCATTACGGTGTTATCTATTAATTTTGTAGGGGATGGCTTGCGTGATGCATTAGATCCCAAGGAATGA
- a CDS encoding ABC transporter substrate-binding protein, which translates to MRKNVRNGLSVILILSLFLLSACGSAASTNTGGTAEAGASTPETQETVKEKIVTVGIVNSPLTLNQINDQGDSASKNALALINDALLDINSSFEFLPKLADSVDTEDKQLYTIKLNKDAKWNDGQPFTTADVLFTLNTALNPKVETSLRLSFIEGLNDAGKLEDGQNEITGLSIIDDHTFTIKTKTPIDPNIFKETFATKLYFLPQHILKDVPLDQLAVNPYFQKPEVTVGPFQFKSFAKDQYVEVVKNENYYRSVAKLDKIFIKVLPATNLVAQLQTGDIQMNSLPVGLIPITDYEKVKALPNVNLDSSGPSEPAELFLNNKVFDSPKVRQAVAYALNRQLIVEQLLKGQAEVIDGSVPSDNPYYDQDAAIYSYDPEKAKALLAEAGWDSNKVVRFLIPVGNKIREQAADILTQNLKDVGIKVEVQKYDFGTLIQKVIKSEYELTIFNRDYYIEPSLYFSLFASDNANNFLGYNNSKVDALIKEGVAEADETKRHDIYKQLQQILHEELPTISVYSEKRLQAVAKNVLVGKPSNIGMFNNVNEWDIQ; encoded by the coding sequence GTGAGAAAAAATGTTCGTAACGGATTGTCCGTCATCCTTATCTTGTCGTTGTTCCTGCTTAGTGCATGTGGCTCGGCTGCTTCTACGAATACAGGCGGGACAGCAGAGGCTGGGGCGAGTACTCCGGAAACCCAAGAAACTGTTAAGGAAAAAATAGTAACGGTTGGCATTGTGAACTCCCCTCTAACGTTAAATCAGATCAATGATCAGGGGGACTCAGCTTCCAAAAACGCACTTGCTCTCATTAACGATGCTCTGCTTGATATTAATTCATCATTTGAATTTTTGCCTAAACTGGCGGATTCAGTGGACACCGAGGATAAGCAGCTCTACACCATTAAGCTCAATAAGGATGCAAAATGGAATGATGGACAGCCGTTCACCACAGCCGATGTGCTGTTCACGCTGAACACTGCTCTGAATCCAAAGGTGGAGACTTCATTACGGCTTAGCTTCATTGAAGGACTGAATGATGCGGGTAAGCTAGAGGATGGTCAGAATGAAATTACGGGACTCAGCATCATTGATGACCATACGTTTACGATCAAGACCAAGACCCCCATTGATCCAAACATTTTTAAAGAAACATTTGCGACCAAGCTGTACTTCCTGCCCCAACATATTTTGAAAGATGTGCCGCTTGATCAGCTTGCAGTTAATCCCTATTTCCAGAAGCCAGAAGTAACGGTTGGCCCATTCCAATTCAAGTCCTTTGCCAAGGATCAGTATGTGGAAGTTGTGAAAAACGAAAATTATTATCGATCTGTTGCTAAATTGGACAAGATTTTCATTAAAGTTCTCCCCGCTACGAACCTAGTTGCCCAGTTGCAGACGGGTGATATTCAGATGAATTCTCTTCCAGTAGGTCTTATTCCAATCACCGATTATGAGAAGGTTAAGGCATTGCCAAACGTCAATCTAGATTCCAGCGGCCCTTCAGAGCCAGCGGAGTTGTTCTTGAACAACAAGGTGTTTGATTCTCCTAAAGTTCGACAGGCCGTTGCTTATGCACTGAACCGTCAGCTGATTGTGGAACAGCTTCTCAAAGGTCAGGCTGAGGTAATCGACGGAAGTGTGCCGAGCGACAATCCATATTATGACCAAGATGCAGCGATCTATAGTTACGATCCAGAGAAGGCCAAGGCACTGCTCGCAGAGGCAGGTTGGGACTCCAATAAGGTCGTTCGCTTTCTGATTCCGGTGGGCAATAAGATTCGGGAGCAGGCGGCAGATATTCTGACTCAGAATTTGAAGGATGTAGGCATCAAGGTGGAAGTGCAGAAATATGATTTTGGAACGTTGATCCAAAAGGTCATTAAGAGTGAATACGAATTAACGATCTTTAACCGGGACTATTACATTGAGCCGAGCCTATACTTCTCCTTGTTCGCAAGCGACAACGCCAACAATTTCTTGGGATATAACAATTCGAAGGTGGACGCGCTGATCAAGGAGGGGGTAGCCGAAGCGGATGAAACGAAGCGCCATGACATCTACAAGCAGCTCCAGCAGATCTTACATGAAGAACTACCAACCATTAGCGTATATTCTGAGAAAAGATTGCAAGCTGTCGCCAAAAATGTACTTGTAGGTAAACCATCCAATATCGGGATGTTTAATAACGTGAATGAATGGGATATTCAATAG
- a CDS encoding amidohydrolase family protein → MIIDFRMKPPVPEWVEYGDYNQGRESAIKLLNLKGIEPTQSITYDQVLADMDKLGIRYGVIMGRGGERGSSNQELASFLADHSQRFIGFIGADSETVEGSVALIEQYGRSPLFRGVSLNPAVQQPRIPIGDPAADPIFEACRKYGLPLAITLSGILGLLGDEPDYDYARPSRLVRAARKYADVPIIISHAAWPFVAEAIQTAIYCPNVYLSPDLYLGFPGSSLYVEAANFTLGDRILYGSCFPNVPYDWALEHFRKQSWNEGVLDKVLYQNGAALLNLP, encoded by the coding sequence ATGATTATTGATTTTAGAATGAAGCCACCTGTCCCAGAGTGGGTGGAGTACGGGGATTACAATCAAGGAAGAGAGTCTGCAATCAAGCTGCTCAATCTAAAGGGTATCGAACCAACGCAGTCCATTACGTATGATCAGGTATTGGCCGATATGGACAAACTCGGAATCCGTTATGGAGTCATTATGGGACGAGGGGGTGAACGAGGTTCATCCAATCAGGAATTAGCGAGTTTCCTCGCGGATCATTCGCAGCGCTTCATTGGCTTTATTGGTGCAGATAGCGAGACAGTTGAAGGCTCGGTCGCGCTGATTGAGCAATACGGACGTTCGCCATTATTTCGTGGAGTATCCCTCAATCCTGCGGTACAACAACCTAGAATCCCTATTGGTGATCCGGCGGCAGATCCGATCTTCGAGGCATGTCGTAAGTATGGTTTACCGCTTGCAATTACCCTTAGCGGCATTCTTGGACTTCTGGGTGATGAACCAGATTATGACTATGCTCGTCCTTCAAGGCTTGTAAGAGCAGCACGCAAATATGCTGACGTTCCAATCATTATCTCCCATGCCGCATGGCCGTTCGTTGCCGAAGCTATCCAGACTGCGATATACTGCCCTAACGTTTACCTTTCTCCAGATCTGTATCTGGGGTTCCCTGGCAGCAGTTTATATGTTGAAGCCGCCAACTTTACGCTAGGTGACCGGATATTGTACGGAAGTTGCTTCCCAAATGTGCCGTATGATTGGGCATTGGAGCATTTTCGTAAACAGTCGTGGAACGAAGGTGTTCTGGATAAGGTTTTATATCAAAACGGTGCAGCCTTATTGAATCTGCCGTGA
- a CDS encoding dipeptidase: protein MNVIDLHCDALFRIWRAGGKLAFDHTDSLEASKPRLIAGQVKVQGFAIFVPPNLKDSAKFEAALDQVHYFYTEILDKNPEIIHITDWSQIRNLRDGEIGAFLTLEGVDPIGNDLHKLNLLYRLGVRSVGLTWNYANLAADGALEPRGSGLTQFGKQIIEFNNEYRLLSDVSHLSEAGFWDVLQLADYPIASHSNAQGIYNHPRNLSDEQAQALFAKNATVHVLYLPDFLRSDQDEAASIDDVLRHVEHFCSIGGVKHIGLGSDFDGLIHYVEGLEHAGHTQNLINALLKRYSEQEVKGFASENFLNSLSAYQL from the coding sequence ATGAATGTCATCGATCTGCACTGTGATGCCCTGTTTCGGATCTGGAGAGCTGGAGGTAAGCTAGCCTTCGATCACACCGACAGCCTAGAAGCAAGCAAACCACGACTCATTGCTGGTCAAGTGAAAGTTCAAGGTTTTGCTATTTTTGTCCCGCCTAATCTCAAGGATTCTGCTAAATTTGAAGCGGCCTTAGATCAAGTGCATTATTTCTATACGGAAATTCTGGACAAAAATCCAGAGATCATTCACATTACTGACTGGTCACAGATTCGTAATCTACGTGATGGAGAAATTGGTGCATTTCTCACCCTAGAGGGTGTCGATCCGATTGGTAATGATCTTCACAAGCTAAACCTGTTATATCGGCTTGGTGTACGCTCCGTTGGACTAACATGGAACTACGCTAATCTCGCTGCAGACGGCGCATTGGAGCCCCGCGGTTCAGGGTTAACTCAATTTGGCAAACAGATCATTGAATTCAATAACGAGTATCGCCTTCTCTCGGATGTTAGCCACCTTAGTGAAGCTGGCTTCTGGGATGTGTTGCAGTTGGCGGACTACCCCATTGCCAGTCATTCCAATGCACAGGGCATTTATAACCATCCCCGCAATTTATCCGATGAACAAGCACAGGCTCTCTTCGCCAAAAATGCTACCGTGCACGTCTTATACCTCCCCGACTTTCTCAGATCCGATCAGGACGAAGCAGCATCTATTGATGATGTACTGCGACATGTGGAGCATTTTTGTTCCATTGGCGGTGTGAAGCACATCGGACTAGGATCGGATTTTGATGGTCTGATCCACTATGTGGAGGGATTAGAGCACGCAGGACATACTCAAAACTTAATCAATGCACTACTCAAACGCTATAGCGAACAAGAAGTGAAGGGATTCGCCTCAGAGAATTTCCTTAACAGTCTATCTGCTTATCAGCTCTAA
- the thiE gene encoding thiamine phosphate synthase has protein sequence MPKLNADAVRRAMQVYLVMGSVNTTQDPVEVLRQAIAGGITLFQFREKGTGALIGEARLALAWRLREVCSQHGIPFIVNDDVELAVAVEADGVHVGQDDADAALVRARIGAGRMLGVSAHSASEARRAVQAGADYLGVGPMYPTRSKADAHAVLGSAGILELRAAGIAVPVVGIGGITPDTTAAVMAAGADGVAVISAIAGAADVRAAAARFAAAVGGMLA, from the coding sequence ATGCCTAAGCTGAATGCAGACGCGGTGCGACGCGCAATGCAGGTGTATTTGGTGATGGGCAGCGTGAATACCACGCAAGACCCTGTGGAGGTGCTGCGCCAGGCGATTGCTGGCGGCATTACGCTGTTCCAGTTCCGGGAAAAAGGAACTGGTGCCCTGATTGGCGAAGCCCGCCTGGCTCTTGCATGGCGGCTTCGCGAGGTGTGCAGCCAGCACGGGATACCGTTCATCGTGAACGATGATGTGGAGCTGGCTGTAGCTGTGGAGGCCGACGGCGTGCATGTCGGCCAAGATGATGCGGACGCGGCGCTTGTACGCGCCCGCATTGGAGCTGGGCGGATGCTTGGCGTATCCGCCCACTCTGCGTCGGAAGCCCGCCGTGCGGTGCAGGCGGGCGCCGACTATCTTGGCGTCGGGCCAATGTACCCGACGCGATCCAAAGCGGATGCCCATGCTGTGCTGGGCTCCGCAGGGATCTTGGAACTGCGCGCCGCAGGCATCGCAGTTCCGGTGGTGGGTATCGGCGGCATTACGCCCGATACCACGGCCGCCGTGATGGCGGCTGGAGCCGACGGCGTAGCCGTCATCTCCGCCATTGCGGGCGCGGCCGACGTGCGCGCAGCGGCTGCGCGGTTCGCTGCGGCGGTGGGTGGGATGCTGGCGTAG
- the thiD gene encoding bifunctional hydroxymethylpyrimidine kinase/phosphomethylpyrimidine kinase codes for MRIAQALTIAGSDNGGGAGIQADLKTFQELDVYGMTVITAIAAQNTTGVQGVFPISYEGIAQQLDSTGDDFKPNAVKTGMLYSTEIIQLVAEKWRHYEWSNLVIDPVMVAKGGAPLLQQQAIQTLITELIPHAQITTPNIPEAELLTGMSIRNVSEREEAARRLVQMGSTYALIKGGHDTGGMIVDVLYDGQSFHYLENIRIVTPHTHGTGCTYSAAITAELAKGSSVLAAVTTARAFIQAAIEDELGIGAGHGPTNHFAYQRRQRGER; via the coding sequence ATGCGTATAGCTCAGGCTCTAACAATCGCTGGATCGGACAATGGCGGCGGTGCTGGAATTCAAGCCGATCTCAAAACCTTTCAGGAACTTGATGTATACGGCATGACCGTTATTACTGCCATTGCGGCGCAGAATACAACAGGAGTTCAGGGTGTTTTTCCTATTTCGTATGAAGGCATAGCCCAACAGCTTGATTCGACCGGCGACGACTTCAAGCCAAATGCGGTAAAAACAGGCATGCTCTACAGTACCGAAATTATTCAATTGGTAGCCGAGAAATGGCGCCATTATGAATGGTCTAATCTGGTCATTGATCCCGTTATGGTAGCCAAGGGCGGCGCACCGCTGCTTCAGCAGCAGGCTATTCAGACACTGATTACGGAGCTGATCCCGCATGCACAGATCACCACGCCAAACATCCCTGAAGCCGAACTGCTGACAGGCATGTCCATTCGAAATGTAAGTGAACGGGAAGAAGCAGCCCGACGCCTTGTGCAGATGGGCTCAACGTATGCCCTGATCAAAGGCGGCCATGATACGGGCGGCATGATTGTCGATGTACTCTATGATGGGCAGTCCTTTCACTATCTGGAGAATATTCGTATAGTGACCCCTCATACCCACGGAACGGGCTGTACGTATTCTGCCGCCATTACAGCTGAACTGGCGAAGGGTTCGTCCGTTCTGGCTGCCGTCACGACTGCGCGAGCATTCATTCAGGCAGCCATTGAGGATGAGCTCGGCATTGGCGCTGGGCATGGGCCGACGAATCATTTTGCGTATCAGCGCAGGCAGCGGGGTGAGCGGTGA
- the thiM gene encoding hydroxyethylthiazole kinase, which translates to MSYLERIRTQNPLVHNITNIVVAPFVANGLLALGASPFMAYAHEEVADVAKMSGAVVLNIGTLNKDVVQSILLAGISANAHQVPVVLDPVGAGATSYRSEQVQMLVRELRLTILRGNVAEVANVIGEHWNSKGVDAGQGEGDRIGIAERAAQKLNCIVVITGREDVITNGHLTYLVSNGHVLLTQVTGAGCLLSAVIGAFAAVATDDKERLDSVVEALAFYGVAAEIAADRTESQGPGSFQIELLNQLDLVSPSVLQQRALIRHIHGGEDTPCV; encoded by the coding sequence ATGTCTTACTTGGAACGTATACGCACTCAAAATCCGTTAGTGCACAATATCACCAACATTGTGGTAGCTCCCTTTGTAGCCAATGGCTTGCTTGCACTTGGAGCATCACCTTTTATGGCTTATGCACACGAGGAGGTTGCCGATGTTGCGAAAATGTCCGGCGCGGTCGTCCTCAACATTGGCACACTTAATAAAGATGTTGTGCAGTCCATCCTGCTCGCTGGTATATCCGCCAACGCCCATCAAGTCCCTGTCGTGCTTGATCCTGTTGGCGCTGGTGCCACATCCTATCGCTCCGAGCAGGTTCAGATGCTCGTTCGTGAGCTACGTCTCACGATCTTGCGTGGCAATGTGGCAGAAGTCGCCAATGTTATTGGTGAGCACTGGAATAGCAAAGGTGTAGATGCTGGACAAGGTGAAGGAGATCGAATCGGAATAGCTGAGCGTGCAGCTCAAAAGTTAAACTGTATCGTTGTGATCACAGGTCGCGAAGATGTCATTACGAATGGACATCTGACCTATCTCGTGAGCAACGGTCACGTCCTCTTAACCCAAGTTACCGGTGCGGGATGTCTGCTCAGTGCTGTAATTGGCGCATTTGCAGCTGTGGCGACTGATGACAAGGAGCGTCTGGATAGCGTGGTAGAAGCTCTCGCCTTCTACGGCGTTGCTGCTGAGATTGCTGCAGATCGTACGGAAAGCCAGGGCCCTGGCAGTTTCCAGATCGAGCTATTGAATCAGCTCGACCTAGTATCCCCATCTGTACTACAGCAACGTGCTCTTATTCGCCACATCCATGGAGGTGAAGATACACCATGCGTATAG